A window of Cohnella herbarum contains these coding sequences:
- a CDS encoding glycoside hydrolase family 88 protein → MTYSLNNENKAWLDEVWNKLQAKMSAEVDRVGDRIPYIPVDGKYREDKSETDIYWWTNGFWPGMLWQMFHATGVEKYRTAAEGVELRLDKAFEGYDGLHHDVGFMWLHSAVANYRLTGNERARARGMHAANLLAGRYNPRGKFIRAWNDDCIGWTIVDCMMNIPLLYWASEQTKDPRFTYIAKDHADTTLTNTLRSDGSCNHIVILKPENGDFVEAPGGQGYEPGSSWSRGQSWALYGFALSYNHTQEGRYLDAAKRIAHYFIANVSGTDFVPLADFRAPAEPVVWDTTAGVCAACGLLEIANAVGELEKPLYLNAAVNILRATDRRFCNWNSDEDSIVAGGTGSYHGRNGDFEVPIIYGDYFFIEAVLRLRGQDFLIW, encoded by the coding sequence ATGACATATTCGTTAAACAATGAAAACAAAGCGTGGTTGGACGAGGTTTGGAACAAGCTGCAAGCGAAGATGTCGGCGGAAGTGGATCGGGTAGGAGATAGGATTCCTTACATTCCTGTTGATGGCAAGTATCGGGAAGATAAGAGCGAAACGGATATTTATTGGTGGACGAACGGCTTCTGGCCGGGAATGTTATGGCAGATGTTTCATGCGACCGGAGTTGAGAAATATAGAACCGCTGCCGAAGGCGTTGAGCTGCGTCTCGATAAGGCGTTCGAGGGATATGATGGACTGCATCACGACGTGGGTTTCATGTGGCTCCATTCCGCGGTAGCCAATTATCGTCTAACGGGGAATGAAAGAGCGAGAGCTAGAGGGATGCATGCCGCTAACTTGCTAGCGGGCAGATATAATCCCCGGGGGAAATTCATTCGGGCATGGAATGATGACTGCATCGGCTGGACGATCGTGGATTGCATGATGAATATTCCGCTACTCTATTGGGCTAGCGAGCAAACCAAGGATCCGAGATTTACTTATATCGCAAAGGACCATGCGGATACGACCTTAACGAACACCTTGCGTTCAGATGGCTCCTGTAATCACATCGTGATTCTGAAACCGGAAAACGGTGATTTTGTGGAAGCCCCCGGAGGACAAGGCTATGAGCCTGGTTCGTCATGGTCTCGAGGCCAGTCTTGGGCTTTGTATGGCTTCGCTCTAAGCTATAACCATACTCAAGAGGGTCGATATCTGGATGCTGCCAAACGGATAGCACACTATTTCATCGCGAATGTGTCGGGGACCGACTTCGTGCCATTGGCGGATTTTCGCGCTCCGGCCGAGCCTGTCGTATGGGATACGACGGCCGGCGTCTGCGCCGCCTGCGGGTTGTTGGAAATCGCGAACGCGGTGGGTGAATTGGAAAAGCCTCTATACTTGAATGCAGCTGTTAATATCTTGCGAGCGACGGATCGTCGCTTCTGCAATTGGAACAGCGATGAAGATTCCATAGTGGCAGGCGGGACGGGATCTTACCATGGAAGAAACGGAGACTTCGAGGTGCCAATCATCTACGGTGATTATTTCTTCATTGAGGCCGTGCTCAGATTAAGGGGGCAAGATTTTCTAATCTGGTAG
- a CDS encoding carbohydrate ABC transporter permease, whose protein sequence is MRKRKTWNDVIVFAVTLLLAVIFFFPIFFNLMSAFKSNGEILRDAIAFPKGLYLESFKHLLFKTDFPAAIGNSFILTVGSILFMILLIPMAAYAIERTNKKWTYLVYVYYLAGMMIPFQAYMIPLFKELKMFGIYGSLSGPILIYIAGSVGFGVLLYTSFLKGIPREIEESAEIDGCTKVGIFWRIVFPLLGPCTASMVVLQGLGIWNDFLMPMLVLPSGKPKTMVVEIFYYIGEFSSRWDMIFAGTAMSVVPILIVFLLLQKYFVKGVAAGAIKG, encoded by the coding sequence ATGCGGAAGCGGAAAACATGGAATGACGTTATCGTATTCGCTGTTACTCTGTTGCTGGCCGTGATCTTCTTTTTCCCCATTTTCTTTAACTTGATGTCCGCTTTCAAGAGCAACGGAGAAATCTTGAGGGACGCAATCGCTTTCCCTAAAGGGCTGTATCTGGAATCGTTCAAGCATCTATTGTTCAAGACGGACTTTCCTGCGGCCATTGGCAATAGCTTCATTCTAACGGTAGGTTCGATTCTGTTCATGATTCTGCTCATTCCAATGGCTGCATACGCCATTGAACGAACGAATAAGAAATGGACTTACTTGGTCTATGTTTATTACTTGGCAGGGATGATGATTCCATTCCAAGCTTACATGATCCCGTTATTCAAGGAACTGAAGATGTTCGGGATTTATGGGAGTTTATCCGGTCCGATTTTGATCTACATTGCGGGCTCAGTCGGTTTTGGGGTGCTTCTGTACACCAGTTTCCTGAAAGGGATTCCCAGGGAAATCGAAGAATCGGCAGAAATCGACGGGTGTACGAAGGTCGGAATTTTCTGGCGAATCGTGTTTCCGCTGCTTGGACCTTGTACGGCTTCCATGGTGGTACTGCAAGGACTAGGCATCTGGAATGACTTCCTGATGCCGATGCTGGTGCTTCCTTCGGGCAAACCGAAGACGATGGTCGTCGAAATTTTCTATTATATCGGTGAATTTTCTTCCCGTTGGGATATGATTTTCGCCGGAACCGCGATGTCGGTCGTGCCGATTCTAATCGTGTTCCTGTTGTTGCAAAAGTATTTCGTTAAAGGCGTCGCCGCCGGAGCGATTAAAGGATAA